The genome window CAAAAACTTGGTGCCGTAGCTGTATCAAACGTGGGATTAACTGAAAACATTGGGTCCACTGTAAAAATGACTGCCTCATTGGTACTGGTTTCAATAGTAGTTGGTATTTCATCTTGTAGAAATGGATTGTATTGGTGTTGAGGTAGTGAAGCTTGATTAATTATCAAATCGTTCTCAACAAAGTGTTCGAACCCGTTGGCTAGACTTGTAAAAGATTGCACTTGTTTGGCTGCCGACTCAAATAAAACAACTTCCCAACTATCTTGTTGAGAGTCCAATTCTAAAATGGAAATCTCCGAGGTTTCATTTCCTTCTTGttgattttcttgtttttcttcatGTTGTGAACAGTGATCATGGAAACTTACGAGGtctaaacttgaatttttttctagtTCAAGGGGAAATGAAGAGTTTGATCCGGAATCTTCATTAGCACTGGTGAAATCCTCAGTGCAAGAAGATTGTTTCTCGGCTTGGTCCTCTGAGAAATACTCTTGCTCAATTGACATACCCGTTTCTGTAAGAGCCACAAGATCCTCCAACGATGTGCATCGCGAATCACTGAATTCTGATCCTCCCTGTGACAACTTGTCTGATCCTTCTGATTGCTCGTAAATAATCTTCTCAGAACTCAAAACAGGCATAGGAAGAAGCGACGGTGATCGATGACCATTGTTATGACTAGGAAATGAATCATGATCTTTCAAGAAATCTTGCAATGTCACTATAAGCTCTTCGGAAATCTTTTGTACACTTGGATATTCAGAGGTCCTTCCTACCCCAATGCTCTTGCACAAATCGTAAAAACCCGAAAGCTCTTCAAATTGTTTCGTGGCTTTAATACAAGCTTGAAACGCATTGGCACAAGATTGATATTGCAATTGGAAGAAGCTGTCTAAAAGAAGCACAAGCCCATCAGAAATGTCACGGTAGAGATCAAAACTCTCTTGCACAATTGCATAAAGCGAAATCAATACCAACTGGTTAGTTTTTGCTGTACCGGTAGGTCTTGTGCCTATAGCTCTATCGAGCAAACGCTGCCAATATGAGATTCTATCAAGCAGCATTACAGGCTTCATGTCACGTACCGGCGAAACAGGTTGCCGGGTTCTACTTCTATGGCGGTTGCTTAAGCTTTCTATTTGAGTATACGTAAACCTCCGTTGAAGCTTCCCCTTAAGAAAACAGTCTAAGCGCTCGTCAAGATACAGAGCAAATGTCCTAACAAAGGCTGTGTAATCCCAGGGGCTTGAATTTGAGTCGTCACGGAAGTTTGAAAGGTTAAGAATCTTTGCACCACGTTTCATTGCATGAAGAACTTCCCTTGGGAAATATGGATCACCATCTTGGAATATTCTAAGAACAAGCATAAGGGACTTGACGGCGACGATCCAATTGCGAGTTCTGCTAATGCGTTTGGAAATGGCTATGGCACAAGCCGCGACGTAGACTTTGTTGGAAGAAATGAGTGAAAGGATTTCATTTACGTAACGATCATCTATGGGGATTTCGACATGGGAGGTAGCTTTGAGGATCAAGACCTCGAGGTTGGCCGCGTTGGTGTTGGAGTAGACCTTGGCTATGCTAATGCTGGTTTGGTCTTTCACTGCTCCAAGTGCCTTCCTTAGCTTGCTAGGCATTGTTGAGACCATTACAAAACCTTTGCCCCTACCACAAGAAATACCCTCTTGTATTTTGTCACCTGAGGCCTATGTTTTTGTTCCAATGAGATCTGTATTGtattatctctttctctctctttttcccccTAAGGCTTGTGCAAGAAAGAGAGGAGTTTGGGTGGATTTTCcagaaaaaaattgagggaggatggtggttttttttttttttttttttaattttgtttgtggtaatttttaatgttaattTTGGGTGGTGGAGAGTGCACAGATTAAAGGCCTTAAAACTCTGGCACCCTTGTGGACGTGACCAAAGCTCTCACATTTAGTTTAGATGACCAAGTCAGCATTTTTTACCAAATTGGTTTAATGCTGTTTTCACCTCCTTTGCCGCGTTGAacaataaaatgcataaaaCGACATGATGAATAAGTTATACGTGGCCCTTCCAAGTTCCAGGTTGGGGGTTGTAACAGATAACAGTAGGAACTAGGTCTGTTCATTTTACAGCTCAAACTACGTACATTGTCGTCTATAGTTACttatattgaacaaaattttgTGTCGTTTGGTCACTTGGTCACTAAAAATATGGCACAAACGTGCTTTTCATGTCATTAGAATGGAAACTCATTCTGGAAAGCTCATTGCTATTGCCATTTTTCTGAAAGTTGGCTAGCAAATAcgcaaaagttttttttttttttccttgataaagATAAGGGCCAGGCGATTCGACTATTCCTAAGCAATCAGTAGCCATCAacttttttgagagagagaagtgaaaaaagagaaaatctgATGTCAcaacaaaatgcataatttgtaccacaactcaccacattgacaagttgtgattggtgaaaGAGTATTTTCACATGGACCCATCATCACATTTCCATCAACCACAATTCACTACATAGCAAGTTATGGCACAAATTGTGCCTTTAAAACTGCTCGAAAAACAATCAATTATGTAACTTTTATGAAGTACGATTAGGCCCAAGTGGGGGCACGATTTAAGGCCTGTGTCatgatttttataattgaaatgATTCACATGAAGGAGAATCactgaaatggaccaaataaaCACAACTTGAGTGCGTGTACAACCTGGATTTTTCTCGATCCGTAGAGAGTACCCCTGAAGAGGGACTCTATATGTAGAGCAAGGATGTGGATGTCGATGTGgatgtggacaatgaactcaaaacaaaattggCTGTGGAACCAATAATACAGATGTTACTTTGCAGTAGATGCCAAATGAAGGAGGCAGCAAGAATCTATGCCTGCAACCGAGCTCATGAGACATATCAGGTGGTGCACCACCGCCTATGAGCTCTCctactaatcaattttttttttcaaaatctagTGGGTTTGGAATTTGTTCGTTTATAAAATACAAAGCTGACATGCTATATTATATATTgcttgttaaaagaaaatgtaattctaatactatataaaaagtcataatttttgttacaattatCTTATAAGACAAATTATGACTAATTAtctatcatttttatatataaccatcacgttttatttatttattttttttttcacaatattttttcaaaactttcaacCAGAGGCTAATCATTGTTCGTGACAGGTGGACCCATAACAGGGTAAATTGCTGGCCCAAGAAGTTTTTCAAAGTACTAGTGTCTAAACTTGAACTAGAAAGCTTGTACTCAAGCCCAAGACAACCACTTTAAGACCGAATGTCTAACCTCTCGACCAACCCTACTGGTTCCCTTTTATTTATCACTCA of Quercus lobata isolate SW786 chromosome 8, ValleyOak3.0 Primary Assembly, whole genome shotgun sequence contains these proteins:
- the LOC115958446 gene encoding clathrin coat assembly protein AP180, with the protein product MVSTMPSKLRKALGAVKDQTSISIAKVYSNTNAANLEVLILKATSHVEIPIDDRYVNEILSLISSNKVYVAACAIAISKRISRTRNWIVAVKSLMLVLRIFQDGDPYFPREVLHAMKRGAKILNLSNFRDDSNSSPWDYTAFVRTFALYLDERLDCFLKGKLQRRFTYTQIESLSNRHRSRTRQPVSPVRDMKPVMLLDRISYWQRLLDRAIGTRPTGTAKTNQLVLISLYAIVQESFDLYRDISDGLVLLLDSFFQLQYQSCANAFQACIKATKQFEELSGFYDLCKSIGVGRTSEYPSVQKISEELIVTLQDFLKDHDSFPSHNNGHRSPSLLPMPVLSSEKIIYEQSEGSDKLSQGGSEFSDSRCTSLEDLVALTETGMSIEQEYFSEDQAEKQSSCTEDFTSANEDSGSNSSFPLELEKNSSLDLVSFHDHCSQHEEKQENQQEGNETSEISILELDSQQDSWEVVLFESAAKQVQSFTSLANGFEHFVENDLIINQASLPQHQYNPFLQDEIPTTIETSTNEAVIFTVDPMFSVNPTFDTATAPSFCAQVETVVAPTLFPHDFNENTVAPTFCVENFSETMAAPTFSANSPNETVPAVPNEDPFAIWPGELANEHVSNVSMNQESLLHQQQLWLEQQNKIMAKRRT